A part of Solicola gregarius genomic DNA contains:
- a CDS encoding ABC transporter substrate-binding protein, whose protein sequence is MKKILALASAGVLAMSLAACGGDDDDSGGAAGGVGEPWTLGTTDVVTALDPAAAYDLGSSTLHYAIYQTLLTIPAGENTPQGDAAESCEYKDPKTFVCTLRDGLKFSNGDELTSSDVKYSFDRNLKIADPNGASTLLASLKDIETPDDKTVQFNLSRPDTTFQFVLTHSSTSIVDEDVFPADEITADADVIGSGPYVMDDYEAGQQASLKKSETYQGANEGKSPLIFVKYYPESSNLKLAVQNDEVQVAWRSLSPTDITDLEGNDSVDVLKGEGSEIRYWTWQLGTPVGKDKAIRQAAAQLIDRDAISERAYEGTVDPLYSPVPPGFPGQVDSFKAKYGEPSVDKAKAILSKAGVKTPVDITLGYTPSHYGPNAVDEATELKSQLNDSGLFNATTKSAEWEQYQNLYKENAYDLFILGWFPDFLDADNYLSPFFVDGGFYANNYTNPEVNKLVASSQATDDSAAREKDFGKIQDIVAEDVPTIPSWVGKNTAVTQPGIEGVQETLDPAFIFRFWMVSYNG, encoded by the coding sequence GTGAAGAAGATCCTGGCCTTGGCCAGCGCGGGCGTGCTGGCGATGTCGCTGGCGGCATGCGGCGGCGACGATGACGACAGCGGTGGCGCGGCCGGGGGAGTCGGCGAGCCATGGACGCTCGGTACGACCGACGTCGTCACGGCCCTCGACCCGGCGGCCGCGTACGACCTCGGATCGTCCACGCTGCACTACGCGATCTATCAGACGCTGCTGACGATCCCCGCCGGTGAGAACACCCCGCAGGGCGACGCCGCCGAGTCCTGTGAGTACAAGGACCCGAAGACGTTCGTCTGCACACTGCGCGATGGGCTGAAGTTCTCCAACGGCGACGAGCTCACGTCGTCCGACGTCAAGTACTCCTTCGACCGCAACCTCAAGATCGCGGACCCGAACGGCGCCTCGACGCTGCTGGCGAGCCTGAAGGACATCGAGACCCCCGACGACAAGACGGTGCAGTTCAACCTGTCGCGTCCGGACACGACCTTCCAGTTCGTGCTCACCCACTCGTCGACCTCGATCGTCGACGAGGACGTCTTTCCGGCAGACGAGATCACCGCCGACGCCGATGTGATCGGCTCCGGCCCGTACGTGATGGACGACTACGAGGCGGGCCAGCAGGCGTCGCTGAAGAAGTCTGAGACGTATCAGGGCGCCAACGAGGGCAAGTCGCCGCTGATCTTCGTCAAGTACTACCCCGAGTCGTCGAACCTCAAGCTGGCGGTCCAGAACGACGAGGTCCAGGTCGCATGGCGCAGCCTGAGCCCGACCGACATCACCGACCTCGAGGGCAACGACAGCGTCGACGTGCTCAAGGGCGAGGGTTCGGAGATCCGTTACTGGACCTGGCAGCTCGGCACGCCGGTCGGCAAGGACAAGGCGATCCGACAGGCGGCCGCGCAGCTCATCGACCGCGACGCAATCTCGGAGCGCGCGTACGAGGGCACGGTCGATCCGCTGTACTCGCCGGTGCCGCCGGGCTTCCCGGGTCAGGTCGACTCGTTCAAGGCCAAGTACGGTGAGCCGAGCGTCGACAAGGCGAAGGCCATCTTGTCGAAGGCCGGCGTCAAGACGCCCGTCGACATCACCCTCGGCTACACGCCGTCGCACTACGGGCCCAACGCGGTCGATGAGGCCACCGAGCTGAAGAGCCAGCTCAACGACAGCGGCCTGTTCAACGCGACGACGAAGAGCGCGGAGTGGGAGCAGTACCAGAACCTCTACAAGGAGAACGCGTACGACCTGTTCATCCTGGGCTGGTTCCCCGACTTCCTCGACGCCGACAACTACCTGTCGCCGTTCTTCGTCGATGGTGGCTTCTACGCAAACAACTACACGAACCCCGAGGTGAACAAGCTGGTCGCGAGCTCGCAGGCAACGGACGACTCCGCTGCCCGCGAGAAGGACTTCGGCAAGATCCAAGACATCGTCGCCGAAGACGTCCCGACGATTCCCTCGTGGGTCGGCAAGAACACCGCCGTCACCCAGCCGGGCATCGAAGGCGTCCAGGAGACCCTGGACCCCGCCTTCATCTTCCGGTTCTGGATGGTTTCGTACAACGGCTGA
- a CDS encoding ABC transporter permease, producing the protein MAAQAGSLPRYIVQRLLLIIPMVWILLTLVFLLMRVAPGDPVSASVGGRLSEAALDERRASLGLDRPLIVQYFDYLGSILRLDFGKTITDNQPILDVVKENGGATLTLTVSAMIIALVVGIPLGLLAGRLRDTTSDAVIRIFGIITYAAPVFYTGLLVQILFLNVFPGWPLLGDSDTMTTYNVPSKTHILLLDAIIAGDSTAVVDVLKHLMLPAVTLALLICGIFIRLTRVNVLQTLQADYVEAARARGIKESKVVRAHAFRNALVPVVTIVGLQVALLMSGAVLTEKTFAWPGLGNRLIDYIEGRDYIAVQGIISLFAIVVVVVSLVIDIINAMIDPRVRY; encoded by the coding sequence ATGGCGGCCCAGGCCGGTTCGTTACCCCGATACATAGTGCAGCGGCTGCTCCTCATCATCCCGATGGTGTGGATCCTGCTGACCCTCGTCTTCCTGCTGATGCGGGTCGCACCGGGCGACCCGGTGTCGGCGTCGGTCGGTGGCCGGTTGTCGGAGGCCGCGCTCGACGAACGTCGCGCCTCTCTCGGCCTCGACCGACCACTGATCGTCCAGTACTTCGACTACCTCGGCAGCATTCTGCGGCTCGACTTCGGCAAGACGATCACCGACAACCAGCCGATCCTCGACGTCGTCAAGGAGAACGGCGGCGCCACCCTCACGCTCACGGTCTCGGCGATGATCATCGCGCTGGTGGTAGGCATTCCACTCGGCCTGCTGGCCGGCCGGCTACGCGACACCACCAGCGACGCTGTGATCCGGATCTTCGGAATCATCACGTACGCCGCGCCGGTGTTCTACACCGGTCTGCTGGTGCAGATCCTGTTCCTGAATGTCTTCCCGGGCTGGCCGCTGCTCGGCGACAGCGACACGATGACGACGTACAACGTCCCGAGCAAGACCCACATCCTGCTGCTCGACGCGATCATCGCCGGCGACAGCACCGCGGTCGTCGACGTGCTCAAGCACCTGATGCTGCCCGCGGTCACGTTGGCGCTGCTGATCTGCGGCATCTTCATCCGCCTCACCAGGGTCAACGTGCTCCAGACCCTGCAGGCCGACTACGTCGAAGCGGCACGGGCGCGTGGCATCAAGGAGAGCAAGGTCGTACGCGCACACGCGTTCCGTAACGCGCTGGTGCCGGTCGTCACGATCGTCGGTCTGCAGGTCGCGTTGCTGATGTCGGGAGCGGTGCTCACCGAGAAGACGTTCGCCTGGCCGGGCCTGGGCAACCGGCTGATCGACTACATCGAGGGTCGCGACTACATCGCCGTACAAGGAATCATCAGTCTGTTCGCGATCGTCGTCGTCGTGGTGAGCTTGGTGATCGACATCATCAACGCGATGATCGACCCGAGGGTGAGGTACTGA
- a CDS encoding ABC transporter permease, producing MGMWSRLTSPIRQTSGMGRWVLLSGIIIVAFFVILAIFANWIAPYGFAQNSADGVDFPQKAPPGGDHLMGTDGFGYDVWSRVIFGSRTALLVIVLAVLGSLVLGLILGLISGYVGGWLDRILVLIMDALYAFPSLLLAIVVGFLLSEKIGAGVASAALALTVVYMPQYFRVVRNSTVSAREATYVEAARAIGAPGRTVITRYLFGNVIQSVPVIGTLNASDALSTLAALGFLGLGIQPSDGADWGYDLSAALEDAAAGIWWTGVFPGLAIVLLIVGLTLVGEGLNETINPTLRKRRLKKITAEETGK from the coding sequence ATGGGTATGTGGAGCAGGCTGACCTCGCCGATCCGGCAGACGAGCGGCATGGGCCGGTGGGTACTGCTATCGGGCATCATCATCGTCGCGTTCTTCGTGATCCTGGCGATCTTCGCGAACTGGATCGCGCCGTACGGGTTCGCCCAGAACTCGGCCGACGGCGTCGACTTCCCGCAGAAGGCGCCACCCGGCGGCGACCATCTGATGGGCACCGACGGCTTCGGGTACGACGTGTGGTCACGGGTCATCTTCGGCTCCCGCACCGCCCTGCTGGTCATCGTGCTCGCGGTGCTCGGCTCGCTGGTGCTGGGCCTGATTCTCGGCCTCATCTCCGGGTACGTCGGCGGTTGGCTCGACCGGATCCTGGTGCTCATCATGGACGCGCTGTACGCGTTCCCGTCGCTGCTGTTGGCGATCGTCGTCGGCTTCCTGCTCAGCGAGAAGATTGGTGCAGGTGTTGCCTCGGCCGCGCTGGCGTTGACCGTCGTCTACATGCCCCAATACTTCCGGGTCGTACGAAACAGCACGGTCAGCGCGCGAGAGGCGACGTACGTCGAGGCGGCGAGGGCCATCGGTGCCCCTGGCCGCACAGTGATCACCCGGTACCTGTTCGGCAACGTGATCCAGAGCGTTCCGGTGATCGGCACCCTGAACGCATCGGACGCACTGTCGACGCTCGCGGCGCTCGGCTTCCTCGGGCTCGGCATCCAGCCGAGCGACGGCGCAGACTGGGGCTATGACCTCAGCGCCGCGCTCGAGGATGCCGCGGCCGGCATCTGGTGGACCGGCGTGTTCCCCGGTCTCGCGATCGTGCTGCTGATCGTGGGCCTGACTCTCGTCGGCGAGGGCCTGAACGAGACGATCAACCCGACGCTTCGCAAGCGAAGGCTGAAGAAGATCACCGCAGAGGAGACGGGCAAGTGA
- a CDS encoding ABC transporter ATP-binding protein produces the protein MSDTTTVPEPAPSDAPGDAVLSVRDLRVWYGTDRGAAKAVNGVSFDIHPGETLGLVGESGCGKTTLGRGLLGLLPRGAYVDGDVTFKGSRMPALGSKEHAALRGRELGMIFQEPMTRLDPLMRISGHFSEALKAHHPDMSDADIKHASLEVLRALGIPPTRFRSYPHEFSGGMRQRLTIALALVLRPAFIVADEPTTALDVLVEAQIIRILAEIRREFDTSLLLITHNLGIVAEACDRVAVMYAGRIVEIGNARAVFRDPQHPYTQELLRSTISLQTTGLNFIPGAPPDLIDPPAGCLFHPRCPHAMAVCGTQSPVPLDVPPNQRVECWLHGPDDAIPEGGRARLEREELSLADEA, from the coding sequence GTGAGCGATACGACCACCGTCCCCGAACCGGCGCCGAGCGATGCGCCCGGCGATGCCGTGCTGTCGGTACGCGACCTTCGGGTCTGGTACGGCACCGACCGCGGAGCGGCCAAGGCCGTCAACGGCGTGAGCTTCGACATCCACCCGGGCGAGACGCTCGGCCTGGTGGGGGAGTCCGGCTGCGGCAAGACCACCCTCGGACGCGGCCTGCTCGGGCTGCTGCCGCGCGGCGCGTACGTCGATGGCGACGTCACGTTCAAGGGCTCGCGGATGCCGGCGCTCGGCAGCAAGGAGCATGCGGCGCTCCGCGGACGCGAGCTCGGGATGATCTTCCAGGAGCCCATGACCCGGCTCGACCCGCTGATGCGGATCTCGGGCCATTTCTCGGAGGCACTGAAGGCGCACCACCCGGATATGTCCGACGCCGACATCAAGCACGCCTCGCTCGAGGTGCTGCGCGCGCTCGGCATCCCACCGACGCGGTTCCGCTCGTACCCGCACGAGTTCTCCGGCGGCATGCGGCAGCGACTCACGATCGCGCTGGCGCTCGTACTCCGGCCGGCGTTCATCGTCGCCGACGAACCGACGACGGCCCTCGACGTGCTCGTCGAGGCGCAGATCATCCGTATCCTCGCCGAGATACGCCGCGAGTTCGACACCTCGCTGCTGCTGATCACCCACAACCTCGGCATCGTGGCCGAGGCGTGCGACCGCGTGGCGGTGATGTACGCGGGCCGCATCGTCGAGATCGGCAACGCGCGGGCGGTGTTCCGTGACCCGCAGCATCCCTACACCCAGGAGCTGCTGCGCTCGACGATCTCGTTGCAGACGACCGGTCTGAACTTCATCCCCGGCGCACCACCGGACCTGATCGACCCGCCCGCCGGGTGCCTGTTCCATCCACGGTGCCCGCACGCGATGGCGGTGTGCGGTACGCAGTCGCCGGTCCCGTTGGACGTACCACCGAACCAACGGGTCGAGTGCTGGCTGCACGGCCCCGACGACGCAATTCCCGAGGGCGGCCGGGCCCGCCTCGAGCGAGAGGAGCTGAGCCTTGCCGACGAAGCATGA
- a CDS encoding ABC transporter ATP-binding protein — protein MPTKHEQALDPQSADGATTLVTMRDVEVYFRLQGSGLSRLLGSDTGSVKAVDGVSLDIAKGEVVGLVGESGSGKSTLGRSLLGLAPITGGSIHYGDQAIADLSNRELRGIRRDLQMVFQDPSAALNPSMDIETAVGHPLKIHKIARGNDLRERVVDALERVGLSPAEQFLKKYPGDLSGGQKQRAVIARAIILNPQLLVADEPISMLDMSVRSKILQLMLDLKADLDLTYVYITHDLASAKFFCDRIAIMYLGRIVEIGTTDEIFNHPKHPYTKSLVAAIPDLDPDRAVDREVPRGEIPDAASPPLGCAFHPRCPAAFDKCGWESRDLRALLEAHWTKVPEADFEAERATIGEVDALDVPSHTSHVPAGKDHSGVDVDEVLTRIKDSDPQEPLWTGVSGRDVRPDGVDVTFEPGQDPKLRAAGSVQVACHLYPE, from the coding sequence TTGCCGACGAAGCATGAGCAGGCCCTGGATCCACAGAGCGCCGACGGCGCGACCACCTTGGTCACGATGCGCGATGTCGAGGTCTACTTCCGGCTGCAAGGCAGCGGTCTCTCCCGACTGCTCGGCAGCGACACCGGCTCGGTGAAGGCGGTCGACGGGGTCTCCCTCGACATCGCCAAGGGCGAGGTCGTCGGCCTCGTAGGGGAGTCGGGCAGCGGCAAGAGTACGCTCGGCCGCTCGCTGCTCGGCCTGGCGCCGATCACCGGCGGCAGCATCCACTACGGCGACCAGGCGATCGCCGACCTCTCGAACCGCGAGCTCCGGGGGATCCGCCGCGACCTGCAGATGGTCTTCCAGGACCCGAGCGCGGCACTCAACCCGTCGATGGACATCGAGACCGCCGTCGGGCATCCGTTGAAGATCCACAAGATCGCTCGCGGCAACGACCTGCGTGAGCGCGTGGTCGATGCACTCGAGCGCGTCGGGCTGTCGCCGGCAGAGCAGTTCCTGAAGAAGTACCCGGGTGACCTCTCGGGTGGCCAGAAGCAGCGCGCGGTGATCGCGCGGGCGATCATCTTGAACCCCCAGCTGCTGGTCGCCGACGAGCCGATCTCGATGCTCGACATGAGTGTTCGCTCGAAGATCCTGCAGCTGATGCTCGATCTCAAGGCCGATCTCGACCTCACGTACGTCTACATCACCCACGACCTCGCCAGCGCGAAGTTCTTCTGCGACCGGATCGCGATCATGTACCTCGGTCGCATCGTGGAGATCGGCACGACCGACGAGATCTTCAATCACCCGAAGCATCCGTACACGAAGTCACTGGTCGCGGCGATCCCCGATCTCGATCCCGACCGCGCGGTCGACCGGGAGGTGCCACGCGGGGAGATACCCGATGCCGCGAGCCCCCCGCTCGGCTGCGCGTTCCATCCGCGCTGCCCCGCCGCATTCGACAAGTGCGGTTGGGAGAGCCGTGACCTCCGAGCGTTGCTCGAGGCGCACTGGACCAAGGTGCCCGAGGCCGACTTCGAGGCCGAGCGCGCGACGATCGGCGAGGTCGACGCCCTCGACGTCCCCAGCCATACCTCGCACGTGCCCGCAGGCAAGGACCACTCGGGTGTCGATGTCGACGAGGTGCTGACCCGGATCAAGGACTCCGATCCCCAGGAACCCCTCTGGACCGGTGTTTCGGGCCGTGACGTACGCCCGGACGGCGTCGACGTGACGTTCGAGCCGGGACAGGACCCCAAGCTCCGGGCGGCGGGCAGCGTGCAGGTCGCCTGCCACCTCTATCCGGAGTAG
- a CDS encoding RecB family exonuclease codes for MVSDLRDDPTDGIAPRTPVDGVDVVGSLSPSRASDFMTCPLLYRFRVIDKLPELPSPAAARGTVVHSVLETLFDEPSAARTLERAVELVRPRWEALVEQEPELATMFEGDDALDLADWLGECGSLLEAYFTLEDPSRLEPAERELYVEHLLDSKLLIRGYIDRLDVAPTGEVRVVDYKSGRSPSELFEAKALFQMKFYALVLWRTRGTVPALLQLIYLGNAEILRYAPDEADLLATERKVNALWDAIARATSTGNWRPRKSALCGWCDYKAHCPEWGGTPPPLPTESYSG; via the coding sequence ATGGTGTCCGATCTCCGCGACGACCCGACCGACGGCATCGCGCCGCGTACGCCCGTCGACGGGGTCGACGTGGTCGGCAGCCTGTCCCCCAGTCGCGCGTCCGACTTCATGACCTGCCCGCTGCTCTACCGGTTCCGCGTCATCGACAAGCTGCCGGAGCTGCCGAGCCCTGCTGCCGCTCGCGGCACGGTCGTGCACTCGGTGCTCGAGACCCTCTTCGACGAGCCGAGCGCCGCTCGTACGCTGGAGCGCGCGGTCGAGCTGGTGCGGCCCCGCTGGGAGGCGCTGGTCGAGCAGGAGCCCGAGCTCGCGACAATGTTCGAGGGCGACGACGCACTCGATCTCGCCGACTGGCTGGGCGAATGCGGCTCGCTGCTGGAAGCCTATTTCACCCTCGAGGACCCCAGCCGGCTCGAGCCGGCCGAGCGCGAGCTGTACGTCGAGCACCTGCTCGACTCGAAGCTGCTGATCCGCGGCTACATCGACCGTCTCGACGTCGCACCGACCGGCGAGGTGCGCGTGGTCGACTACAAGAGCGGGCGCTCGCCGAGTGAGCTGTTCGAGGCGAAGGCGCTCTTCCAGATGAAGTTCTACGCGCTGGTCCTGTGGCGTACGCGCGGCACCGTGCCGGCCCTGCTGCAGCTGATCTACCTGGGCAACGCCGAGATCCTGCGGTACGCCCCCGACGAGGCCGACCTGCTCGCGACCGAGCGCAAGGTCAACGCACTATGGGATGCGATCGCTCGCGCGACCTCGACGGGCAACTGGCGTCCACGCAAGAGCGCGCTCTGCGGCTGGTGCGACTACAAGGCCCACTGTCCCGAGTGGGGCGGCACGCCTCCCCCGCTGCCGACCGAGTCCTACTCCGGATAG
- a CDS encoding site-2 protease family protein, with protein MSARPDDDRPQRRPGTLRIGQIAGVDVLIRSSWLLVAALIAVLMGDRIDSVAPGLGELRYLAGLAFAVLLYLSVLMHEISHALVAKAFGMQVRSVTLHFLGGVTEIDGESETPWREFCISIAGPITSLGVAAGAWGLTYVAPDGLVGFACEALALTNLIVGLLNLVPGMPLDGGRVLRAIVWGITGNAVTGTLIAGWAGRVVAVLVLGYPSVLAYFLGVEPTMVDYLFAGVIAIFMWTGATQTIMSAKVRRKLPSISARALGRRALTISDDTPLSEAVRAARDSEAGGIVVLDRRGEIFGVVNEAAVLATPEERRPWLSVASVTRRMESGLALSADLSGEALVRAMQTTPAPEYVLTEPDGSVYGVLTAGDVDRAFVQA; from the coding sequence ATGAGCGCCCGCCCCGACGACGATCGACCGCAGCGACGACCCGGAACCCTGAGGATCGGGCAGATCGCCGGCGTCGACGTGCTCATCCGGTCGTCGTGGCTACTCGTCGCCGCGCTGATCGCCGTGCTGATGGGCGACCGCATCGACTCGGTCGCGCCGGGTCTCGGCGAGCTGAGGTATCTCGCCGGGTTGGCGTTCGCGGTCCTGCTGTACCTCTCGGTGCTGATGCACGAGATCTCGCACGCATTGGTCGCCAAGGCGTTCGGGATGCAGGTGCGGTCGGTGACCTTGCACTTCCTCGGCGGCGTGACCGAGATCGACGGCGAGTCGGAGACACCCTGGCGCGAGTTCTGCATCTCGATCGCCGGCCCGATCACGTCACTCGGGGTGGCGGCCGGTGCGTGGGGCTTGACGTACGTCGCGCCCGACGGCCTGGTCGGCTTCGCCTGCGAGGCGCTGGCGCTCACCAACCTGATCGTCGGCCTGCTCAACCTCGTGCCCGGCATGCCGCTCGACGGTGGCCGGGTGCTGCGGGCGATCGTCTGGGGCATCACCGGCAACGCCGTCACGGGCACCCTCATCGCCGGCTGGGCCGGCCGGGTCGTGGCGGTACTCGTTCTCGGGTACCCGTCGGTGCTCGCGTACTTCCTCGGTGTCGAGCCGACGATGGTCGACTACCTGTTCGCGGGCGTGATCGCGATCTTCATGTGGACCGGTGCGACGCAGACCATCATGTCGGCGAAGGTTCGCCGCAAGCTGCCCTCGATCAGCGCGCGCGCTCTCGGCCGCCGGGCGCTCACGATCTCCGACGACACACCGCTCAGCGAGGCCGTACGCGCGGCGCGCGACAGCGAGGCCGGCGGGATCGTCGTCCTCGACCGCCGCGGCGAGATCTTCGGTGTCGTCAACGAGGCCGCCGTGCTCGCAACACCCGAGGAGCGGCGGCCGTGGCTCTCGGTCGCGAGCGTCACCCGCCGGATGGAGTCCGGGTTGGCGTTGTCGGCCGATCTTTCGGGCGAGGCCCTCGTACGGGCGATGCAGACCACTCCGGCGCCGGAGTACGTACTGACCGAACCAGACGGATCGGTCTACGGCGTGCTCACCGCAGGCGACGTCGACCGCGCATTCGTACAGGCCTGA
- a CDS encoding tRNA (adenine-N1)-methyltransferase: protein MIEETYSGVRRGPLAAGDWVRLTDSKGRKHNICLEAGASFFTNKGEIKHDALIGREEGFVVTTQAGAEYLVFRPVMSQYVVSMPRGAAVIYPKDASQIVSAADIYPGARVVEAGAGSGALTCHLLRAVGPNGSVTSYEVRDDFAEIARRNVEQLFAGPHPAWNLVVGNLAESSHDGDVDRMILDMVDPWEYVDLAGRALVSGGFVCAYVATTTQLSRVVETLRAHGEFTEPQAWESLVRDWHVEGLAVRPDHKMLGHTAYLVTARRMAHGERAPLKKRRPAPGAYGPDYTGPRPPGVTPET, encoded by the coding sequence TTGATCGAAGAGACATACTCCGGGGTCCGCCGCGGCCCGCTCGCCGCGGGCGACTGGGTGCGGCTGACCGACAGCAAGGGCCGCAAGCACAACATCTGCCTCGAGGCCGGCGCGTCGTTCTTCACCAACAAGGGCGAGATCAAACACGATGCGTTGATCGGCCGCGAGGAGGGCTTCGTCGTCACCACCCAGGCGGGCGCCGAGTACCTCGTGTTCCGGCCGGTGATGAGCCAGTACGTCGTCTCGATGCCGCGCGGCGCCGCCGTCATCTATCCCAAGGACGCCAGCCAGATCGTGTCGGCGGCCGACATCTACCCGGGCGCCCGGGTCGTCGAGGCGGGCGCCGGCTCGGGCGCGCTCACCTGCCACCTGCTGCGCGCGGTGGGTCCGAACGGCAGCGTCACCTCGTACGAGGTGCGCGACGACTTCGCCGAGATCGCGCGCCGCAACGTCGAGCAGCTGTTCGCCGGCCCACACCCCGCATGGAACCTCGTGGTCGGCAACCTGGCCGAGTCCTCCCACGACGGCGACGTTGACCGGATGATCCTCGATATGGTCGACCCCTGGGAGTACGTCGACCTCGCGGGGCGCGCCTTGGTCTCGGGCGGATTCGTCTGCGCGTACGTCGCAACGACGACCCAGCTGTCGCGGGTCGTCGAGACCTTGCGTGCGCATGGGGAGTTCACGGAGCCGCAGGCCTGGGAGAGTCTGGTACGCGACTGGCACGTCGAGGGCCTCGCGGTACGCCCGGATCACAAGATGCTCGGCCACACGGCGTACCTCGTGACGGCGCGCCGGATGGCGCACGGCGAGCGGGCGCCCTTGAAGAAGCGTCGCCCCGCACCCGGTGCCTACGGGCCCGACTACACCGGTCCGCGGCCGCCCGGTGTGACACCCGAGACATAG
- the arc gene encoding proteasome ATPase has translation MTDQDNSHPLEAEPEIAYLRAEVEHLRRRLSSGVQGGGSAEARLAETEARLAATTAQNERLSETLREARDQILSLKEEIDRLAQPPTGFGTFLQSNDDDTVDVFTGGRKLRVNVSPTVEVEDLQRGQEVILNEALNVVTALAYETTGEVVMLKEILADGERVLVIGNADEERVARLADSLKGTKLRAGDSVLFDPRAGYVFERVPKTEVEELVLEEVPDIDYTSIGGLAGQIESIRDAVELPYLHPEMFIEHELKPPKGVLLYGPPGCGKTLIAKAVASSLAKKVSDKTGEEGRSYFLNIKGPELLNKYVGETERHIRLVFQRAREKASEGTPVIVFFDEMDSLFRTRGSGVSSDVENTIVPQLLSEIDGVEGLENVLVIGASNREDMIDPAILRPGRLDVKIKIERPDAEGAQDIFSKYLTARLPLHDDDLAEFGGDRDSCVAGMIQRAVERMYAESEENRFLEVTYANGDKEVLYFKDFNSGAMIQNIVDRAKKMAIKDLLDHGQRGLRVQHMLQACLDEFQENEDLPNTTNPDDWARISGKKGERIVFIRTLVSGKQGSEPGRSIDTVANTGQYL, from the coding sequence ATGACTGACCAGGACAACTCTCATCCGCTCGAGGCGGAGCCCGAGATCGCCTACCTGCGCGCCGAGGTCGAGCACCTTCGCCGCCGCCTGTCGTCCGGCGTACAGGGCGGAGGGAGCGCCGAGGCGCGTCTCGCCGAGACCGAGGCGCGGCTCGCGGCGACGACGGCCCAGAACGAGCGGCTCAGCGAGACCCTGCGCGAGGCGCGCGACCAGATCCTGAGCCTCAAGGAGGAGATCGACCGGCTCGCCCAGCCGCCGACGGGCTTCGGCACCTTCCTGCAGTCCAACGACGACGACACCGTCGACGTGTTCACCGGCGGCCGCAAGCTACGGGTCAACGTCAGCCCGACCGTCGAGGTCGAGGACCTGCAGCGCGGCCAGGAGGTCATCCTCAACGAGGCGCTCAATGTCGTGACGGCGCTCGCGTACGAGACGACCGGCGAGGTCGTCATGCTCAAGGAGATCCTGGCCGACGGCGAGCGCGTACTCGTGATCGGCAACGCCGACGAGGAGCGGGTCGCCCGGCTCGCCGACTCGCTGAAGGGTACGAAGCTGCGCGCCGGCGACTCCGTGCTGTTCGACCCGCGCGCGGGGTACGTGTTCGAGCGGGTGCCGAAGACCGAGGTCGAGGAGCTGGTGCTCGAGGAGGTCCCCGATATCGACTACACCAGCATCGGCGGGCTCGCCGGGCAGATCGAGTCGATCCGTGACGCCGTCGAGCTTCCGTACCTGCATCCGGAGATGTTCATCGAGCACGAGCTGAAGCCGCCCAAGGGCGTGCTGCTCTATGGTCCGCCCGGATGCGGCAAGACGCTGATCGCGAAGGCCGTCGCCAGCTCGCTGGCCAAGAAGGTCTCCGACAAGACCGGCGAGGAGGGGCGCAGCTACTTCCTCAACATCAAGGGCCCGGAGCTGCTGAACAAGTACGTCGGCGAGACCGAGCGCCATATCCGGCTGGTGTTCCAGCGGGCGCGCGAGAAGGCCAGCGAGGGCACGCCGGTGATCGTCTTCTTCGACGAGATGGACTCGCTGTTCCGTACGCGTGGCTCGGGTGTCTCCTCGGATGTCGAGAACACCATCGTTCCGCAGCTGCTGAGTGAGATCGACGGCGTCGAGGGCCTCGAGAACGTGCTCGTCATCGGCGCCTCCAACCGCGAGGACATGATCGACCCCGCCATCTTGCGGCCCGGTCGGCTCGACGTGAAGATCAAGATCGAGCGGCCGGACGCCGAGGGCGCACAAGACATCTTCAGCAAGTACCTCACCGCGAGGCTGCCGTTGCACGACGACGATCTCGCCGAGTTCGGCGGCGATCGCGACTCCTGCGTCGCCGGCATGATCCAACGCGCGGTCGAGCGGATGTACGCCGAGTCGGAGGAGAACCGCTTCCTCGAGGTCACGTACGCCAACGGCGACAAGGAGGTCCTGTACTTCAAGGACTTCAACTCCGGCGCGATGATCCAGAACATCGTCGACCGGGCGAAGAAGATGGCGATCAAGGACCTCCTCGACCACGGCCAGCGCGGCCTGCGGGTGCAGCACATGCTCCAGGCCTGCCTCGACGAGTTCCAGGAGAACGAGGACCTTCCGAACACCACGAACCCCGACGACTGGGCACGGATCTCCGGCAAGAAGGGCGAGCGGATCGTGTTCATCCGCACGCTGGTCTCGGGCAAGCAGGGCAGCGAACCCGGCCGCTCGATCGACACGGTCGCCAACACCGGTCAGTACCTGTAG